The Megalopta genalis isolate 19385.01 chromosome 8, iyMegGena1_principal, whole genome shotgun sequence sequence GTCCTCAAGTACCAAGACGCAGGGGTGGTATCTCCGCGGAGCCGGTCTCCGAGGAGGATGCGACCAGTTATGTCAAGAAGGTCGTGCCTAAGGATTACAAGACGATGGCTGCTTTGAGCAAGGCCATCGCTAAGAACGTCCTTTTCGCTCACTTAGATGAGAACGAACGTTCTGACATATTCGACGCTATGTTTCCAGTCACGTTCTTACCTGGCGAGGCAATCATTCGACAAGGTAATAATTTTAAAGTTTAATGGGGGCAGTCTGGTATAACTTCCTGAAAATTgacgaattatttaaattcattttaaataatatattggaCCAATCTTTTCAAAATTATACGGAAAGCTATAAATAATGTTGCAATCCAGCCCATCGTCAAGAAAGTTGGCCCCTGTGCCGTAAAATGTAACATCTCTGCTATATTTATCGAAAACTCATAATCTAGAAATGTGTCATAAGCGTTCTGGCAGCATGACCATATTTTTAAGTTAGAAAATAAAGAATTGAAAAGTGCTAGAATTTTGAAGAATAAGTTTATATTTATCTGAACAATTTTGCAGGGGAAAgagtaaaatatttaaacgtgtATTGATTGTAAAAGTGTATTCATGAAAATTTCATAGCCGCGTGTTTTGCCTCATTAGAggaactcgtttttttccaaGTGTAATTCCCGCCGGTTTCATAGTCTTGAGATTCCGGCACTCTATTACTGCGGATCTATTTACCCGTTGCGCGTCCTACATATGTTACCTCCACGAACATTTTGCATTATTGGCAGATGAAAAGATCTCGTTTCAGCATTACGTGTAGTATAATACTTGTGCCTTCGTTACTTTTTACATTCtagtttaattataatcttaagTCTTTGAGTTTgccagatttttttaaatatttcgcgATAAACTTTCCATTCTTTCTTTTATATGATTATTGCTACACGATTTTAAAATTCTGTTGAATATTAGTTGTATACACGTATCTGACTGTATCAGCCGGTCTGTCGTAAAATCAGCTAAAGCTGCCTTATTTTATCGAGTTTTGCTACATATCTTTtgagaaatatttttgtaagattttatcatcgactttgAACAAAAACGATGTTCTTTAACTCGTTACACCAAACTCTTCCATAAACCTACAAAGTTCTGTCTCTTATACAACAATTGCTTTTGCACAGTATTGTTTTCTACTAAACTCAGTGAATGATTTACTTTTCTCGCATTCAAGCACAACTACATCTTTTGATTTATTTTTTTCCCTCTCCTAGTTCTAGCATTAAACTTTTCAGTTCTAAAATTGTAGGGGTCATAAAACCTTCAGTCTTCGTATCAATGTTGAACGGTCGAACGTTCGAGGGTTAATTACTTGTTGGGTAGCATGAAGGTTGTGGTTTCATCAAAGGATCCACTTAAGTGTCTCCTATTTATGACGCATCGCTTAATATACAATAGACTTTTGTTAAAACGATTAAGTACGGTAATTGATCTGAAAATTGTGTTACACTTGATTAGGGGACGAGGGAGACAATTTCTACGTGATCGATCAAGGAGAAGTTGAAATATTTGTTAACGGCGAGCTTGCCACCACGATCAGAGAAGGCGGAAGTTTTGGTGAATTGGCTCTGATCTATGGCACACCTCGCGCTGCGACCGTACGAGCGAAAACGGACGTCAAGTTATGGGGAATTGATAGAGATTCTTATCGCAGAATCCTAATGGGCTCCACCATAAGAAAGCGGAAGATGTATGAAGAATTCCTTTCTAGAGTATCTATTTTAGGTGAGTGCGAACATGTTGTACAAACGTTGTAGCGAGGAAATGAACACGGCAGAATATGTAATAAGTGAGAGTTTCTCTTATGAATCTATACAAGAAAAGGGATGCACAAAATGGGGACCAGCTCTGACTTttgattaccttcaaatatatTGTTAAGGTCATAAAAATCAGAAGTACCTTCCTTTTTGTGAACATTTACCCCTACTTTTATATAGTTGATTCCAATTTTCTCTTATACGATGCCGTTACTACCAAGTACATATTGTGGACGATATCGTTTATAAATAGATTACATAATGACTGATCTATGTTTAGAGTCTCTGGATAAGTGGGAACGGCTGACGGTAGCCGATGCTTTGGAACCCGTAGCATTTGATGACGGCGAGACGATAGTTCGACAGGGTGAACCTGGTGAAGACTTTTATATAATTGTAGAGGGCACTGCTGTGGTCCTCCAACAGCGTTCGGAGAACGAAGAACCGTCAGAAGTGGGTCGCTTAGGACCATCTGATTATTTCGGTATGCTTGAAGATGATTTTGCGGATGAAATTTACTTTATGAACTGTAGCAAAAGAAGGTGTCTCACATAAGCTATTAATTGCAGGTGAGATTGCGTTGTTGTTAGACAGGCCAAGAGCTGCGACAGTTGTGGCACGTGGCCCTTTGAAATGTGTAAAACTGGATAGGGCAAGGTTCGAGAGAGTTCTGGGCCCTTGTGCAGACATCCTGAAACGCAACATTACGCAGTATAACAGTTTCGTGTCTTTGTCCGTATAAATTGCTGTCCAAGTGTCAGTCGCCCTGATTTTCTTCGTGGAACTACTGTTTCATCATACtgttaacatttttttatttaagtaaTATGTAAGTAAtagctagactgcggatgttcatGAGAgtttactttttctttttttttttaatcagtTTAGAAGAACGGAGATTAAAACAATTTATGTTCCATTCGTGAAGAAGTTCTGTTTAGATTGATGTTTGCAACAAATGAACTTCTGTAGTCTGGCGATAACTATATTACGTCAGCCAATACGCGCGCTAAGAATTATGATATACGTTGACCGTCTTTTGAACTTAGTCGTGTCGTATCTTCATTAATGTTTTATGTTGGAGACTGGGCTTTTGATTTGTACATATGGGTGAGTGGATAGTCAGTGTTGCAGCATGTTCAGACTGGATCTTATTAATGCTGTAACATACAACGGGACTCGATTATCTGTTGAAAAGTCAAATCAATTTTGCCACACTGTTGCTTAGCACTGTAACAAATGTTGCATATTATCACACTTTTTGTAATGCAAGCACAGCTGTTATTTATCCCGTTCGTGTACTGTTTAAGCAGTGACAACGCTAGTTTTGAAAGACGGTGATAGTATATATGaaattcaaatttacataaattGAACTATTGGAAACATCGCAATACATAATGTTACTACGCACTTTGTAACTTGCAACACGTCGCTATACGACTTCGGTCCTTGTCTTTTACACGAACTTTTCTTGAAAGTATTACCAATTAATTCACGGGAACCCGAGGATTTTGGTAAATCGTGCGTTTATTTTACGGAATATTTATGTTCAGAGGAGTGAAGGAAAAAGTCATTTTATCGCGTTATTATAAAGTATTTGAAATTTGAAATTCTGTACCTTCAATTTCTTTGTTATGAcagtatttaatttctgttattTATTGTGTTAAATTTTATTGAAGCGAACTTGATCGTTCTGTAAGAATGTttggaatatatataattattatatgcaTTTCACAATATGTAGCGATCAATTCGTACACATATATGTGTATGATTTAGgaagaaaaaatataaaaagaaaaatatattaaacctgaatatttgtataatattgaaTCTGAATGGCAGCAGCTTTAATATAGCTTCGCACAATTTTATTGAGAATTTGTTTATATCTGCACAATGAATGAaccaagaaagtaagaaaggTCCTTTTAGAAGATGATATCTAATACTTTAGTAAAAATAGCATTGTGCTACTTGATGCAatatttaattacaattttatCAAATCtacaaatttgtttaaaaacaaTAGTGTTTGGATGATTTACATATTTTTCTGGAGAGTCTCTTTTAATTTTAAACTACGTAATAGTATTGCATCAACATTTTTTCTCTTTCTACATTAACTTCTTTATTTTTAATCCATTATGCAGAAGACATAAACCAAAGAGTTTTGTTCTTCTAATGCTGACTGccatgtatttatatattatgattatatttTGTGCAATCGGCTGTACCTTATTAATGTGTATACATTTAATCAatcatataattttattaaaaaatggcGAGTCAGAAAATTAACGACATTATATGATTAACACTTTTTACGGACTATCACGAATACAATATCGAATTAGCAAAGTAATAATGTCTAACGAATATAGAAATAACTTTGCCATTACTTTCCTATAATATTCAGGTCACGAGGAGGTTCAAATTACAAcataataaaacattttatttcaatttacaacAGATTCCCTGTAAATCCGTTAGGTTCCAGTGTATAACGCATTAAAAAGTAATATAACATccgaaaaattaaataatttattatacacaGTACCCATACTCGAATGCAATCATACAATGAAAAATGTCCCTTTCTTTCTTCTCCTAATTATGATGATGTGTACCCGATGTCGTTTCCATATGGGCAGAGGAATAGAGAGAACATTCTCGAGAACCGAGAATCGATAACGGAGATTAATTAAAGGAGAAGAAAAAACATTGTCCTGCAGTAAACActtaaaaagata is a genomic window containing:
- the Pka-R1 gene encoding protein kinase, cAMP-dependent, regulatory subunit type 1 isoform X2 → MDEEQAHDAKQQIATSPEDTEDIPAGQQGPQVPRRRGGISAEPVSEEDATSYVKKVVPKDYKTMAALSKAIAKNVLFAHLDENERSDIFDAMFPVTFLPGEAIIRQGDEGDNFYVIDQGEVEIFVNGELATTIREGGSFGELALIYGTPRAATVRAKTDVKLWGIDRDSYRRILMGSTIRKRKMYEEFLSRVSILESLDKWERLTVADALEPVAFDDGETIVRQGEPGEDFYIIVEGTAVVLQQRSENEEPSEVGRLGPSDYFGEIALLLDRPRAATVVARGPLKCVKLDRARFERVLGPCADILKRNITQYNSFVSLSV
- the Pka-R1 gene encoding protein kinase, cAMP-dependent, regulatory subunit type 1 isoform X1 produces the protein MITLVQNLQILFTLRIRVVDTRKCVHRSLSRTESLRRYSFSGINMAANLEEEQSLRECEEYVQRHNIQQVLKDCIVQLCVGRPENPISFLREYFQKLEREQAHDAKQQIATSPEDTEDIPAGQQGPQVPRRRGGISAEPVSEEDATSYVKKVVPKDYKTMAALSKAIAKNVLFAHLDENERSDIFDAMFPVTFLPGEAIIRQGDEGDNFYVIDQGEVEIFVNGELATTIREGGSFGELALIYGTPRAATVRAKTDVKLWGIDRDSYRRILMGSTIRKRKMYEEFLSRVSILESLDKWERLTVADALEPVAFDDGETIVRQGEPGEDFYIIVEGTAVVLQQRSENEEPSEVGRLGPSDYFGEIALLLDRPRAATVVARGPLKCVKLDRARFERVLGPCADILKRNITQYNSFVSLSV